Proteins encoded in a region of the Ignavibacteriota bacterium genome:
- a CDS encoding alpha-L-fucosidase, translated as MRAVLLCCLYVAVLLSGTADAQVRESAAARDARMRWWREARFGIFIHWGLYAIPARGEWVMYNEKIPASEYEKLALKFKPAAFDGLAWARIAREAGARYIVITSKHHDGFCLWPSAHTRYDVADATPFTQDVLRELADGCEKEGIRFGVYHSIMDWHHPGANGAAFPRYRDGTMIPQLKEIVDRYNPAVLWFDGEWIGEWSEEQGRALYAQLRTWKPDIIVNNRVGKGRLGMAGVDGEAGGAGDFGTPEQQVPASRLDGLDWETCMTMNGHWGYAAADTQWKSTRELIRTLADVVSKGGNFLLNVGPDELGQIPKPSVQRLEQIGKWMHANGESIYGTTYSPFHDTPWGRCTMKRLTDGTTRLYLHVFQWPADGVLHVPGLGTAPARAYMLAEKFRGLRADHHGDTVSLSVPLVPQDAFLPVLVLEYIGDPVVFVPPRIEAPADIFIDQLIVTLGQAPKGAEYRISVSDSSGAGEWRVYQGPLRLTRSAVVRARCWFRGSAVGPVIERRFERHQPRPADKTASLLPGLAWRYAEGQWSAAPSLDTVAVSASGTAREVSLTDRKRDEHFAMDFRGYVRVPADGVYRFTLDSDDGSVLEVGGATVVDNDGFHGIRLRSGSVALRRGVHRIRIRYFNGTADRELRLSLRDGSGKKFDPRPLLFHTADLR; from the coding sequence TTGCGCGCAGTGCTGTTGTGTTGTCTGTACGTCGCCGTGCTGTTGAGCGGCACAGCCGACGCGCAAGTACGCGAATCGGCGGCGGCGCGTGATGCGCGTATGCGCTGGTGGCGAGAAGCACGTTTCGGCATCTTCATCCACTGGGGACTGTACGCCATTCCCGCCCGCGGCGAATGGGTGATGTACAACGAGAAAATTCCCGCGTCGGAATACGAGAAACTTGCACTGAAATTTAAACCCGCGGCCTTCGACGGACTCGCCTGGGCGCGCATCGCGCGCGAGGCGGGCGCGCGCTATATCGTCATCACCTCGAAACATCACGACGGGTTCTGCCTCTGGCCCTCGGCACACACGCGGTACGACGTGGCCGACGCCACACCCTTTACGCAGGACGTGCTGCGCGAACTCGCCGACGGCTGCGAAAAGGAGGGGATCCGATTCGGGGTCTACCATTCGATCATGGATTGGCATCACCCCGGCGCCAACGGCGCCGCCTTCCCGCGCTATCGCGACGGCACAATGATACCGCAGTTGAAGGAAATTGTGGACCGCTACAATCCCGCGGTGCTCTGGTTCGACGGTGAATGGATCGGCGAGTGGAGCGAGGAGCAGGGCAGGGCGCTGTACGCGCAGCTCCGCACATGGAAGCCCGACATCATCGTGAACAACCGCGTGGGCAAGGGACGGCTCGGAATGGCGGGAGTGGACGGCGAGGCCGGCGGCGCGGGCGATTTCGGCACGCCGGAACAGCAGGTGCCCGCATCGCGTCTCGACGGCCTCGACTGGGAAACGTGTATGACGATGAACGGCCATTGGGGGTATGCCGCAGCCGACACGCAATGGAAATCCACTCGCGAGTTGATCCGCACACTTGCCGACGTGGTGTCGAAGGGCGGCAACTTCCTGCTCAACGTCGGGCCCGACGAATTGGGCCAGATTCCGAAACCCTCGGTGCAGCGCCTCGAACAGATCGGGAAGTGGATGCATGCCAACGGCGAATCCATATACGGCACCACCTATTCGCCGTTTCACGACACGCCCTGGGGCCGCTGCACCATGAAGCGGCTCACCGACGGCACAACGCGCCTGTACCTGCACGTGTTCCAATGGCCCGCCGACGGCGTGCTGCACGTGCCGGGACTCGGGACGGCTCCGGCGCGCGCCTACATGCTCGCGGAAAAATTCCGCGGCCTGCGCGCCGATCATCACGGCGACACCGTGTCGCTGAGTGTGCCGCTGGTGCCGCAGGATGCGTTTTTACCCGTGCTGGTGCTCGAATACATCGGCGATCCGGTCGTCTTTGTGCCGCCGCGTATCGAGGCGCCTGCAGACATTTTCATCGACCAGCTCATAGTGACTCTCGGCCAGGCGCCGAAGGGCGCTGAATATCGGATCAGTGTGTCCGATTCCAGCGGCGCGGGGGAATGGCGCGTGTATCAGGGACCACTGCGGCTGACGCGCAGCGCCGTTGTACGCGCCCGGTGCTGGTTCCGCGGCAGCGCTGTGGGGCCGGTGATCGAGCGCCGTTTCGAGCGGCATCAGCCGCGTCCCGCCGACAAGACCGCGTCTCTGTTGCCCGGCCTTGCCTGGCGCTACGCCGAAGGGCAGTGGAGCGCCGCGCCGTCGCTCGACACCGTTGCAGTGTCCGCGTCGGGCACGGCGCGCGAAGTGTCGCTGACGGACCGCAAGCGCGACGAACACTTTGCGATGGACTTCCGCGGTTACGTGCGCGTGCCGGCCGACGGTGTGTACCGCTTCACCCTCGATTCCGACGACGGCTCCGTGCTGGAAGTAGGTGGCGCGACTGTTGTCGACAACGACGGCTTCCACGGCATACGTCTGCGCAGCGGTTCCGTCGCACTGCGCAGGGGCGTGCATCGGATCCGCATCCGCTACTTCAACGGCACCGCCGACCGCGAACTGCGCCTTTCCCTGCGCGACGGATCGGGAAAAAAATTCGATCCACGTCCGCTTCTTTTCCACACCGCCGACCTGCGGTGA
- a CDS encoding carbohydrate-binding family 9-like protein has product MRVAFRPALLAAALCVLAGFPLTAQITAPALLGTHPKQYPCMKTLAPPAIDGRLDDVTWMDAPWTDSFLDIEGARKPKPRYKTRVKMLWDESHLYIAAELEEPHLWARLLKRDTVIFYDNDFEVFIDPNGDSHEYYEFEMNAYNTGWDLFLPIPYKDGGSARDAFDFDGIRTAVQLYGTINDPRDTDTGWTLEIAIPFRSFNAGREPLPAVAEGGVWRINFSRVEWRAEIDKNRYVKREGIREDNWVWAPQGVIDMHRPEMWGYLHFVKPRDHSAPQVLPKDPLHEAKSYLMSLYYMQRTYKDKRKQYAPDLRALGAPVAREGLFTSQPMIRRSGDGYIIEGGVRNGGETAVVVSVSHDAALRVRKP; this is encoded by the coding sequence ATGAGAGTCGCTTTCCGACCCGCCCTTCTTGCGGCCGCGCTGTGCGTGCTGGCCGGCTTTCCGCTCACCGCGCAAATCACCGCGCCCGCGCTGCTCGGCACACATCCGAAACAGTATCCGTGTATGAAGACACTCGCGCCCCCGGCCATCGACGGCCGCCTCGACGACGTGACGTGGATGGACGCACCGTGGACCGACTCCTTCCTCGACATCGAGGGCGCGCGCAAACCCAAGCCGCGCTACAAGACCCGCGTGAAGATGTTGTGGGATGAAAGCCATCTCTACATCGCGGCCGAACTGGAGGAACCGCATCTGTGGGCACGGCTGCTGAAACGCGACACTGTGATTTTCTACGACAACGACTTCGAAGTCTTCATCGATCCCAACGGCGACTCGCACGAGTACTACGAGTTCGAGATGAACGCCTACAACACCGGCTGGGATCTGTTCCTGCCCATCCCGTACAAGGACGGCGGCTCCGCGCGCGACGCCTTCGACTTCGACGGGATACGCACCGCCGTGCAGTTGTACGGCACCATCAACGATCCCCGCGACACCGACACCGGGTGGACGCTCGAGATCGCGATCCCATTCCGTTCCTTCAACGCGGGCCGCGAACCGCTTCCCGCCGTCGCGGAAGGCGGCGTGTGGCGCATCAATTTCTCGCGTGTCGAATGGCGCGCGGAGATCGACAAAAACCGCTACGTCAAGCGCGAGGGCATACGCGAGGACAACTGGGTGTGGGCGCCGCAGGGAGTGATCGACATGCACCGTCCCGAGATGTGGGGCTATCTGCACTTCGTGAAACCGCGCGATCATTCCGCGCCGCAGGTGCTGCCGAAGGATCCCCTGCACGAGGCGAAGAGTTACCTTATGTCGCTGTACTACATGCAGCGGACGTACAAGGACAAGCGCAAACAGTATGCGCCCGATCTGCGCGCGCTCGGGGCTCCAGTCGCGCGCGAGGGACTGTTCACCTCGCAGCCCATGATACGGCGCTCCGGCGACGGCTACATCATCGAGGGCGGCGTGCGCAACGGCGGCGAGACGGCCGTGGTGGTGAGTGTGTCGCACGACGCCGCGCTGCGCGTGCGCAAGCCGTGA
- a CDS encoding alpha-galactosidase, translating to MITRLSIIFLLCVLCIPRAAAQRIVTAQRDEGARTVLTLANDKVECSVVLENGRLVLDRLVARPDWAHGFGTSPVAVETDGDFAAEIMWTDWQAPKSEQNAENPVTLTKSDFTVRAVSFQPDTDGSMELWLDMACVHRPMHLRLTYRLRDNDFVLRRKVTLRDSSGRGHFLQYLATRDGAVAGRAKIVKDGGFGQPAALQSLDGAAFFGLEYPAAETRLTQTGQRLRLLSRQEAGEKITAAGFEGAWAVSAAVPDYAVKRWFMEYVREIRVADPRPYLLYNSWYDLRSTEYPRVPAENRMNEANVLRIATRLRETLIEKHGIPLDAFVLDDGWDDYASDWVLRAREFPNGLDPIMKELDKSGTRLGLWFGPTGGYSFRSRRIEWMKNHGYEVTSAGTRDAMLCIAGKKYSELLGTRLRNALDAVGARYFKLDGFQFSCSEADHGHAAGIYSRRAGVQSVFSLARAARETRPDVYLNITSGTWLSPWWLLAANQIWMQGEDHAYADVPSLQQRDAAITYRDRTLYEGLRKQDNWFPMENLMTHGIIKGTLESGGGDSEPIESFNNEVMMYLARGVSMWELYISPDRLSEPEWDVLAAALRWARDRFPVLSTTEMIGGDPGRREAYGYMHFRGTRGIIAARNPWVDNCALKVQLTHAFGVDADAQELVVEKVYPERWISPRLFKSGESMSLPLGGYETAVYEVYPLREARRPLIAGVPFVATAANAQEYRISLYGKADELVLLNPGTVSTMTMEGRSTTMQQLLQVTESGRLPVPKNSVTLRPDSARRYADLEFSIDRSVRSATLAVLLTPANTDEKDTVVVTWEGVDSTTTLTRLDGEGNSVWYTRPAVTGKNAGRLRFTVRGGDGQWNGRATTYAICDQKQPQVDVVVTTGDEIVEPPLPRLALARAVVREHVRLGEVDLRATAE from the coding sequence ATGATCACGCGACTCTCCATCATATTTCTTCTCTGTGTCCTCTGCATTCCTCGCGCCGCCGCGCAGCGTATCGTCACCGCGCAGCGCGACGAGGGCGCGCGCACCGTGCTCACACTCGCCAACGACAAGGTCGAATGCAGCGTGGTGCTCGAGAACGGTCGCCTCGTGCTCGACCGCCTTGTGGCGCGGCCCGACTGGGCGCACGGCTTCGGCACATCGCCAGTAGCCGTGGAGACCGACGGCGACTTTGCGGCCGAGATCATGTGGACCGACTGGCAGGCGCCCAAGAGCGAGCAGAACGCCGAGAATCCCGTGACACTCACAAAGAGCGATTTCACCGTGCGCGCCGTGTCGTTTCAACCCGACACCGACGGCTCGATGGAATTGTGGCTCGACATGGCCTGTGTTCACCGGCCGATGCATCTGCGCCTCACCTACCGCCTGCGCGACAACGATTTTGTGCTGCGCAGAAAGGTGACGCTGCGCGACAGCAGCGGCCGCGGACATTTCCTGCAGTACCTCGCAACGCGCGACGGCGCAGTCGCGGGCCGCGCGAAGATCGTCAAGGACGGAGGCTTTGGGCAGCCAGCCGCGCTGCAGTCGCTCGACGGCGCGGCATTTTTTGGACTCGAGTATCCGGCCGCCGAAACGCGTCTCACGCAGACCGGACAGCGCTTGCGTCTGCTTTCCCGCCAGGAGGCGGGCGAGAAGATCACCGCGGCGGGATTTGAAGGCGCGTGGGCCGTATCGGCGGCGGTGCCGGATTACGCCGTGAAACGCTGGTTTATGGAATACGTGCGCGAGATACGCGTCGCGGATCCGCGGCCGTATCTGCTGTACAATTCGTGGTACGATCTGCGTTCCACCGAGTACCCGCGCGTGCCCGCCGAGAACCGCATGAACGAGGCGAATGTGCTGCGCATCGCGACGCGCTTGCGCGAGACCCTCATCGAAAAACACGGTATACCGCTCGACGCCTTTGTGCTCGACGACGGCTGGGACGACTACGCCAGCGACTGGGTGCTGCGCGCGCGGGAATTTCCGAATGGCCTCGATCCCATCATGAAGGAACTCGACAAATCGGGCACGCGGCTCGGTCTCTGGTTCGGGCCCACGGGCGGCTACTCCTTCCGCTCGCGCCGCATCGAGTGGATGAAGAATCACGGCTACGAGGTGACAAGCGCGGGCACACGCGACGCCATGCTCTGCATCGCGGGAAAGAAATATTCGGAACTGCTCGGCACGCGCCTCCGCAACGCGCTGGACGCCGTCGGCGCGCGCTACTTTAAACTCGACGGATTTCAGTTCTCGTGCAGCGAAGCGGATCACGGCCATGCCGCCGGCATCTACTCGCGCCGTGCGGGCGTGCAGTCGGTATTCTCGCTCGCGCGAGCAGCACGCGAGACACGGCCCGACGTGTACCTCAACATCACATCCGGCACCTGGCTCAGCCCCTGGTGGCTGCTGGCGGCGAATCAGATCTGGATGCAGGGCGAGGATCACGCCTACGCCGACGTGCCCTCGCTGCAGCAGCGCGACGCGGCCATCACCTACCGCGACCGCACGCTGTACGAGGGACTGCGCAAGCAGGACAATTGGTTTCCCATGGAAAACCTCATGACACACGGCATCATCAAGGGCACGCTCGAAAGCGGCGGAGGAGACAGCGAGCCGATCGAGAGTTTCAACAACGAGGTGATGATGTACCTCGCACGCGGCGTGTCGATGTGGGAATTGTACATCTCGCCCGACCGGCTGTCGGAGCCGGAGTGGGACGTGCTTGCCGCCGCGCTGCGCTGGGCGCGCGACCGCTTCCCCGTGCTCTCGACCACGGAAATGATCGGCGGCGATCCGGGCAGGCGCGAGGCCTACGGATACATGCATTTCCGCGGCACCCGCGGCATCATCGCCGCGCGCAATCCCTGGGTGGACAACTGCGCGCTGAAAGTACAGCTCACACACGCCTTCGGCGTCGACGCCGACGCGCAGGAACTGGTGGTCGAGAAGGTATATCCCGAGCGATGGATCAGTCCGCGGCTCTTCAAATCGGGCGAATCCATGAGTCTGCCCCTCGGCGGCTACGAGACCGCGGTGTACGAGGTGTATCCGCTGCGCGAGGCGCGGCGTCCGCTGATCGCCGGGGTGCCCTTCGTGGCCACGGCCGCAAATGCACAGGAGTATCGGATCTCTTTATACGGAAAAGCCGACGAACTCGTGCTGCTCAATCCCGGCACCGTGTCGACGATGACGATGGAAGGGCGGTCCACAACGATGCAGCAGCTCCTGCAGGTCACCGAATCGGGCCGGCTGCCCGTGCCGAAAAACAGCGTGACGCTGCGTCCCGACTCCGCCCGCCGGTATGCTGACCTCGAGTTCTCGATCGACCGCAGTGTGCGTTCGGCGACACTGGCCGTGCTGTTGACCCCGGCCAACACCGACGAGAAGGACACAGTGGTGGTTACCTGGGAAGGTGTCGACAGCACAACGACGCTCACGCGGCTCGACGGCGAGGGCAACTCGGTATGGTACACCCGCCCGGCCGTGACAGGTAAAAATGCCGGACGCCTGCGTTTCACCGTACGGGGTGGAGACGGCCAATGGAACGGTCGCGCAACCACGTACGCGATCTGCGACCAGAAACAGCCGCAGGTGGACGTGGTCGTGACCACCGGGGACGAGATCGTGGAGCCGCCCCTGCCGCGCCTGGCACTGGCCCGCGCGGTTGTGCGCGAACACGTGCGCCTCGGCGAAGTGGATCTGCGCGCCACCGCGGAATAG